A window of Sorex araneus isolate mSorAra2 chromosome 3, mSorAra2.pri, whole genome shotgun sequence genomic DNA:
GGagtttttaataggaaaactggATCTTTGTGTTACTCAGAGTATCAGAGgattcccatttgtttgttttcgtgTTGCTAAGATTAACATCTTGCATTCCTACTTAGGCTAGTGGGGACTATCCTTTTATTTAAGACCTTTTGGATTCTATATTTCACCATAGGAATACTGCCCATTTGTCTTAGTCTCCTGTGAGGCCAAGGTCTGGGGCAAAGTCTATAGTTCTGGGAAATTGTAAACTCCCCCAGTCTCAGAAGAGTGCAGGGATTTGCAGGAATGTTTAAGATGTAGGAGGGGGATAGCTAAAATGAAGCTGCTTATGGCAGCTGGCAAGGAGAAACAGGTTTCTACTTTCAATATAGTTCCCAAACCCActtggagtgatcactgaacacagagtaaggagttagccctgagcaatgctcggtgtggccaaattttttttttaaccccagaGGAAAAGGTCATCTGTGCTGTGTATAGGATTCCGGGTATTCtagtgttgtttgtttttagcggagtgggacggggggggggggggccgagggAGGAGGTtggtacttctgactctgtatttgggtctcctggtggtgctcagagcatctgaggtgctgggaactgaacccaggtctgctgtatgcaaagcaacattagtctctctccagtccccaaaaagtATTTTCAAGATCACGACATCAGAGCAGCTCCAGCTCctgataaggtgcttgtcttatacacggctgacctgggttcgatccccagcacctcatacaggtccctggcccaccaggagtaatccctgagtgcagggccaatccctgagcactgctgggtgtggctccaaaacaaaaacaaaacaaaaatttctctgAAATTAAGTCCCAGAATTACTTGGATCCTTTCactaaagtaaaaaaatactCCGGAAATAAAGTTTTAGAGAAACTAAAGAGCTTTCCCAACTTCATTTACAAACATCAGCTTGGGCAAAACGGCATTTCACAAGTACAAggttaaaattataaacaaaagggTCTAAAGGGTGAATCAGTATTTCAACAAAGGAAAAATGATAGGCAATGAGATAACAAGAGGGTTGGGCATTATAAAGTCAAAATGTGCCAGGTGGATAAACAGCATTAACTTCTACCATACACagctatatttaatattatttgcagagctgggaattgaactcagcaGAGCTGTATACATTAGATAAGCAGATAAAGAGAAATGTATTTAGTAGCAACATAAATCATCAAGCTTAGAAAACTACACAGTAGAACAGCCTTATACACTAGCAAAAGCCATCTTTTCAAAGCAGTTTTACTAGAAACATCAAGAATTAATAAAACAATAGTTGAGACATAAGTCTGATTTTTCAAAATTCATccaagcccggcaagctaccgaggaatatttgatatgccaaaaacagtaacaagtctcacaatgaagatgttaccggtgcccgctcgagcaaactgattaATTTCCCTACACAATAAAAACGGTGAACCCATTACCTAGAAGAGGAACATTTCTCGATAAGTAACTTGCTCTGAAACTTGTGACTGCTTTTCCAAGTTAGAGAATTTTTTCTTACAGACTGGTATAATGCTTTATTTCACAGgcatacttttgaaaaatatttaataatatgccCAAGATAGTTGTTTCCAGCGATTTACTAACAGAACCAAATAGAAAACTATaacaaactaattttttttttcagaagaaaacatcTTTTTGTCTGATTCTtgagggtcatacctggaggtgcacagggcttattccaggatctgtattcaggaatcactcctgttgatgctcaggggaccatatgtggtactgggccATATGAAAGACAAATGCTCTGCTCATTATACTAACTCTATAGCCCTTTagtctctttaaaaatatatacagcaTATTCTTTGGaggattaaaacaaaattatatatgtaagcacagagtcaggttgGCAGGAACATAATCCATTAGAtccatctgttttcttttttctttttgggtcacacctggcaatgcacaggggttactcctggctcatgcactcaagaatcacccctggcagtgctcagagaaccatatgggatgctgggaatcgaacccgggtcgaccacgtgcaaggcaaacgctctacccgctgtgttattgctccagccccagatccatctgttttcttttggctACTCAAAACTGTAATGTTTGAAATGTGGTAACCTAATCTTTCGGTTCAAGGAACAAAATTTCTTCCAAAAAACTAAGAATACCAAGGCAtatcagagttaggagtaagatATAAGAACTGCATATTATTACTATCAGGTACTAGAAATATGTTTTaggaaatttgcatttatttaagaaaatccATAATCATAGGAAAACCCCTGAGTATTCAAAGATAGTGCACTGCATGGCTATCCCAGATGGAACATATAGAAGACTGGAAAATCAATAATTTAATACAGTTACAATGTGTGATTCAACTGACAGTGAAGATTAGAGTAAGCCTTCTCCTTGGAATGCTTCTGAAGAAATTacttctatttatatatatatatattttaatttaaacactgcgagatatagttacaaagttgtacatgattcagttttgatcatacaatgttccaacaccctgaAGGATTTACTTCTAAACATAGTCTTCAGAGATGAACTACATGATACTTTGCCACCCCTGCCTCATTGCCTTTATAGGGAACAACCTATATGATGTGGAGGTATTTATAGTGTAGGGTTCCACAGGCCCACGTGAGCATTACACAAGAATCACAAACGCTCGTCCCATTCGGAGGTCTTCTGTTAACCGGAAGCCTTTGGCTTATTATGTTTAGCAAACCATTCATCACTTTTATCTGCTGCCATTGCCTGtagaaacaaaattagaaaatatatttacttaaaatccATGAAAGCACACTGTACCTCACTGCTTTGTTCAAGAAATGTTCAAAAAGTGAACATTGGtaggctggagatagcacagagggtagggcgtttgccttgcatgcagctgacccaggatcaattcccagcatcccatatggtcccctgagcaccgccagggataattcctgagtgcagagccaggagtaacccctgtgcatcgccgggtgtcacccaaaaagcaaaaaacaaaaagactatcCAAGATTGAAAATGACTTAAACTTAGTCAAGTCAAAAGATTTAGCTTCAGGAGTGGGGGAtagataacttaaaaaaaaagaagaaatgaacattgagttaaggtgcttggtttgcacacggccaacctgggttcaatccacacataggtccctgaggcctgccagcagtgataccaaaataataaaaatatatgtacatatctaggTATAGCGCTTTATATCTATACCTagatatatatgcttatatatttaagtatattacATACTAGatgtatagtattttttttttgctttttgggtcacacctggcgatgcacaggggttactcctggctctgcactgaggaattacccctggccgtgttcaggggaccatatgggatgctgggatttgaacccgggtcggccgcgtgcaaggcaaacgccctacccgctgtgctatctctccagccccatagatgtatagtatttatacatatatacctcaATACATTTGTAAGATATATAGCATAAAATACCTTatccagatatatacatatataacatattatatataagtgtatgctggcatacacacacacacacacacacacacaaaatactggATAGAAAGCATCAAAATTAGTTTGAACtcttaatttcaaaaaaaaggaacatttaatTTAAAGTGTGTCCATCCATTGCAGAGTATTGTGGAGTCTGACAAGGCTGCTGAGCAGTATCTGTGGAGTGTCACACAGTGTCAAGGACCAAATGTGCCAGGGAGCATGTCTGAGAACAAGGACCCAGCACGCCAGACGGCGGGGTCTTTGGCAGAACAGGAAGTGCTGAGTCTGATAGCATGTGGGCAGGCTTGCTCAAGAGTCTATTCCACATGGGATGCAGTCTGTAACAAAGCTATTTTGACATTTCAGCTTTTGACCTGGCATGACTCCCTTTTTCTGAGCCTCTCCCACACCGCTCTACTAATCGCAGGGTCTCAGGAGTAAGAAGGAAGCCCTGCTAATGTTCTGGTCCTACTGAGTCCTTTGCTCTTATTATTCCATGAAGTTAGACCATTAAAGGGGCAGAGGAAAGTGCTAAACTTAGAAAGCTTAGTCTGTCAAAACTTCCTAGCCAATAAAACTAAGCATATTCTAGAGTTCTCTGCTATGTAAGTACATTCTTTTACTCAATCAAACACAAATACAGCAATTCTGTTTAAAATGCCTGTTTTCATTTGCTACACCTTAGCTTTATATTGGGCTAAGGTATAGCAACAAAGGTGTAATctcaacttttttctttaaattaaatattaagacaccatgatgtATGTAGTTATTCACAGCTGAGTTACAAGAgcacaatgtcccaacaccaatctcaaTACTAGCATtgacttccctccactagtgcggccagggtccctcccacccaggAACCTCAGGTTCTGAGAAGCATGTAGGAACTCAGAAACAGAAGCAATTAGTTTGCATGAAGGAGTACATGTGTATGATTATGTACACATTTTGTGTGCCTTAGAACAcaagttttgggccacacccattggtactccgggcttactcctggccttggattaggggaccatattctATGGTCagagactgaactggggtcaaccacatattaaggcaagagcctttttcttttatttttttaaaactttttgggtcacactcagcaacactcaggggttactcctggctctgcgctcaggaattattcctggcggtgcatgggggaccatatgggaagccggggaattgaaccaggatcagccatgtgcaaggcaaatgccctacctgctgtattatcgctctggccccaaggcaagAGCATTGATccctgtaatatcactctggccctaataGATTTtctccccccacaaaagaaatcTGGGAGTGAGGAAGTTGGGGTATACATATATACTGAATTACTCTGCAGCGCTAAGCAAGGACAAAGTCCTGCCATCTGCCATGACCTGGATGAAACCAGAGGGTGCCGTGTGGAGTGAAGTCAGAGGAAGGGATAGACAAGAtacacagcaggggctggagcaatagcacagcaggtagggagtttgtcttgcacgtggctgacccgggttcaattcccagcatcccataaggtcccccaagctccaccaggagtaattcctgagtgcgtgagacaggagtaacccctgtgcatcgctgggtgtgaccccaaaaaagcggggggggggggggaagatacacagcaagatagCAACAAATGGCAAAAGACAACAGAACTCGGAGCCTGAGCAGTAGtacaagggtagggcatttgctttgcatgcagctaaccaaggttcaatccccgctATTCTACagtgtcccccaccaccaccaggagtaattcctgaatgcagagccaggagtaacccttgagcatcgccaggtgtaaccccaaaagcagaaaaacaaacaaaaagggcaaGAGAACTGGAGAGCTGGTCCAAGAACTGAGTTGGAGTCGAGGGGTCTGTAAGGGTCAGAGtcctgtgaccccccaaaaaaaaccctcttctgccaaaatactttaaactttaaattcctttttatcacaaatacatattttgttttctggatatcGAAAGGCATTCAAAACAACACTTTAGATATTAACTTTCTAActtcaaaactgaaatcagaaggctgagaaagggtgaagggagaaaagaaaaaaaaataaggtgggAGGAGGCAACTTCCTCTCTTCCCCGCAAGATCACTAAAGCCCAAAAAGGGCAGTTGTCAGCCGCTTCAGGCTGACAGGCTGATATCCGAGATGAATCCAATTTAACTCTTTGCTAATTAGCCCTAGAAATTTTAGCTACCAAAAGtctcaaaagtcaaataaaacactggtaagataagttttgcaaccaattttataactctagagaCTCATGTTTTGGACCAAACCAGTaccttttgaacctgtttttagatatcacaattatttcaactctcattttaacAACTGAAGCAATGCAgatgcaagcaaacaaacaaacaaacaaatatatatagacacaaaagCATAAGAAGAACTTGGAACCAACTTTTATGAAGCATGAGGAAAACCTCTTTTTGGCTAAATTTCAATGGTTTttataccttagttatttcaaatcatgagctttctacaccagacactttaacaattccacaatacaaatatgctgaaaacacttgaactgccaatgtttatggaaacataagaaaattttcttggtttattttgatggcttctgtacctctattATTTGTAAAACAGCctaaattcttcattaaaattggctgaggcttgaaAGATAAAACCTTAGATtccctgaattcttatttcactttagtttcaggctctagttcCGCAGCTCTTCCGAGATGgtacagattcttttttttttttttttgctttttgggtcccatccagcaatgctcaggggtcattcctggctctgcactcaggaattacccctggccatgctcaggggaccatatgggatgctgggaattgaacctgggtcggccgcatgcaaggcaaacgccctgccctctgtgctatcactccagccccgagatggtACAGATTcttaagttaaaaagaatttcaactgttggggctaaagtgatagcacagtgggtagggtgtttgccttgcacgcagctgacccgggttcgaatcccagcatcccatatggtcccctgagcaccgccaggagtaaatcctgagtgcagagctagaagtaacccctgtgcatcgccgggtgtgacccaaaaagcaaaaaaaaaaaaaaaaaaaaaaaaaggaatttcaacTGTTCATAACCATTAATGTTTCTCCAATATGAGATTTTAGATTGAGattttcaatttctctgtaggtgccacattctgattagTAAACTTTGTTTAAACCTTTgcctaacaagttccaaaaacacctaAACTTTTTTTGAATTGCTGGATAgtttaaggatttctacttctgattttaaccTGACTCTAACACTTGagtactcaacacagacagaaagacaacaaacatcacatgtacatgtgtacacatatatacttgatcgattgATCTGACCCTACAAGAATGGCAGGGAAGAAATTGATAGACTGAAGAatgctaaaaatatatttttaaaaaaagatttgggggggctggagcgatagcacagcgggtagggcatttgccttgcacgaggccaacccaggtttgaatcccatcatcccatatggtcccctgagcaccgccaggagtaattcctgagtgcagagccaggagtaacccctgtgcactgccgggtgtgacccaaaaaaaaaaaaggtttggggTCAGGAGTTGTATATCAGGGATTAGGCACTTAACTGCCATGAATAAGGCTACACGTTCAACCTTGGGCACTACCCCACATGCCAAGGACtatcctggcagctctgtctgGCCCGATGATGTGCATGAACCCCTCAGAAAACACTTTAGTCAAGTGAATTCTCATTGCCCTGGCATCAGCATAACGAGAAAAAAGGGGGACAAGAAGAACTCTGGCTATAAAGAAATCTAAAAATGGACCAGAGAAActgtagggcactttccttggaTGCAGCAGACTCAGGGTTGATCCATGGCACACACAGTGGCACTtcgagccatgccaggagtgatccttgagcacagaacagggaataagccttgagcactgcaaggtgtgacccaagaacaaaaccagaaaatttggggccagagcaacaacaGTAGGAACCATGTCCATGATGCATGTGgcccatccaggtttgatctcagcactCCATAGTCcactgagtctcaccaggagtgatgcctcagcaaagagccaggagcaggccctatGCACCACTCAGGGTATGgcagaacagaacaaaataaaacaaaaatctggaaaagaGACACGGGGTAAGTAAAAGATTTTGAGGTAGGAGCCAGCAGAGCTTATTTGTATTCTGATAAGAACAGCTAGTAGTAAGGAAGAGAATAATGGCACATAGGAAGAGTTAGGGCTGTGGGGGTATCCTGATGTACCACTCACTGAGCAGAGAAGAATGCAGGCGGCAACAGGGAGGGAGGACACAAACCCAAGCCCATATAAGGCTTTGGGGGAGTATTGAGGATGCAAGTCCCAGATTCAGAACCACCCCAATAGCAGAAGACCTGGTTCTGAGGACCACTGCCCCATGCATGTGCAATGCCACCCATTTGAGCCTATGGAGATGGAGATTTAGGGAAGAAACTCACCTCATCCAATAATTTGCTTCCCTCTGGATCCATCTTAGAGAGTTCTCGAAAGGCTTCATCCCCCacaaagcaaatttcatgtccatcctacattaattaaaaaagaaaagaaatttggcaAAACGATACCTCAGTAGAGAGACCCGCCCCCTCGGCATCATACTTACGGGGTCGGCCAGGATGACCACTTGTACTGTTGCTTTCCCTGGGGTATCCAGACTCACCAGGGGAGTCAGGATCTTCTGGTTCTCCCTTTTCATCAAGGCTTCTAAGTCTGGCAACTTGAGAACAAACACAGGAGGAAGGTGAGCACAGGCTCCTGGCGTGCTCTGGCCCGTGGCCCTCAGCAACCCTCCAGGAGGACCAGACCAGTCAGGAAGAACCTGAAAGTCACTTGTTCGACTCCATCATAGCAGCTGCTCTACAGACggctgctctctggccaccaaggGCACCGTCAGAGTGAAGTGAGAGAGGCGAAGGCCAAAGTGCTTCCTGGGGGAACTAACTGCCCACAGAGGTGGCACCAAGCATTACCTCTTTCTGAGGGCAAGAAAAAGCGATCCTCCCGAAAGCTGCTGCATGATCCACGGTACCCTGGATGCCCTGGAGCTCCAGCTTACACTGAAAAGAAACGAGAAACAATTAGAAACAACCTAAACAGTGCTTGGAGGGTctctttggtggtgctcaggggaccatgtggcaccggAGGCCTGGGCCTTCCACAGGCAAAGTTATCTCCCAAGCaccagtggattttttttttcacacaagtTTTAGCATAATGGAATACATTATTCTGCCTcttgtctttcttcattttggtgtTACCATAACAACAGAGACCCCTCTTTCTGATAGCCATGCAGTAATCCATTCTTTAAATGAATCATCAATTACTGAACTATTCCAGGAtcagagtacagcaagtaaatggtacaatccctggcaccacatatggtcccctgagcccgctgggtgagatccctgagcacagagccaggagtgagccctaagcaccacagggggtagcaccccaaaacaaatgaaacaaaaatttgaaCTATTTCTAACCCATGATATTGGTGTCATCTTATATTTTGCTATTACAGATAACCAACCATACACAGAATTATTAGTGCATATTATAAGTAGGTCTATGAAGTTCATTTCCAGGGCctagaaaaataattcagtggCTTAGAACACCTGCCGTGCAAATATCCGGTCACTATTCCCCGTGTTGCCACATACTTTATGTGAGCCCAGCAGTCCTGCTGACTGTGATCCCTGGGAACACaggattttcctttccttttgttttttcctgtttttgggtttttggtcacacccggattcaatgcttggggattactcacAACTCTGCaaacaggaatcactcctggtttggctcaggggactatatgggatgctggggatggatccggggtcagcttcgtgcaaggcaagcacccttcccactgtactgtctctctggtcccccacaCCCACGTGACTTCTGagagcactgcagccaggtgtACGTGAGCAGAGAGGTGTGCTGCTGATGAGCACTGTGAATGCCACACAACCCCTGGAAGAGCACTACAACAAGCAGCAGAGAACTAAAGAAGTGCCCCTGCTCGGAGGCCAAGCATGCAGACACCATAACCTGTGCCACCCAGCCTCCGTGACTCAACACGCAAAGTCAAACATGGGTGAGCACTGGTGAGTACCACAATCAGGTGTGTGTGCGATCCCCACCATCACCACAACAACATCCACAatgaagaaggggagggagaggagcgcAAACTGATGAAAGAGCAGGTCTACGAGAGCTCTAAGGACTAatcaaatgctttgcatgtaggagccccggGCTGCATTCCTGGCATGGAATGGTGCCCCATTACATCCCacggagtgaccccaaaacactatcaggtgtggccacaaaaccagaAAACCGAAACCAAACAAAAGTACCTAATAAAACAAATTCCTAGAACTTTCTGGGTAAAGTGTAGGGATTTTTATCCTATTCAATTGCtaagttatttaaaaagtaaatacaaCTAGATCATCCTTCACATCAGTATCTTCTATGAATGAACAAATCCTCTTCTGAAAGAACAGATCCCAGAtacatggggctagagcaatatacagcaggcagggtgcctgTTTTGCCtctggatgacctgggttcgattcttggcatcccatatgagagTCAGGAATATGTcctaagcactggcaggtgtggcccagatttagggggaaaaacaaacaaacgaacgtATCTCCAAATATGAATAGAAATAATAGCTGAGTAGTAAGGTTATCAGCCAtgtctattttcttctttataaatattaaagcCCTGTGAAGGAACTACAGGAATAACCTTCATTGTAACTTCATTTATAAGAGAAACTCTTTTTTAAGTACCAAGTTATTTCTCTCACAGATCACTCACCTGATTATCAGCATATCCCAGTAAAGCCCTTtgcttttcttcatctttttcatAAACTTTCATTCCTAGGAGATTAGACCAGTAATTCAAGGATCTCTGAAGATCAGAAACTGCTAAGGTTACTTTTAATACAGGATCTGTAGGATCAAAAGATAGCAGATGTGGACTGGTGAGTTGAATTAAAGACCAAAAGAGGCTGAGGTTAAAAATTTAGGGTCCTTGCTTAGAGCCAGAGACAGTATGGGGATAGGGCACCTGTCTTATATATGACTGACCAGGTTTAATCTCTAGTACCCCAGATTGTACCCCAAGCCCtaccccaccaggactgatccctgagcacacagcctgaacacaaccaggtgtcGAGACCaccctccaaaattaaaaaagaatttagggtccagagagatagtataggggttaatgCACTTAAtgttgcatgtagctgacccttgtTCAAACCTGAGGACCACACATGagcccccaagcatgccaggcaTCACTGCTGAgcaaagagacagacacacacaggcatgatccaaacacccttccccacccaccaattttttttttttttttttttttttttgctctttgggtcacacctggtgatgcacaggggttactcctggctctgcactcaggaatcctggcggtgctcaggggaccatatgggatgctgggattcgaacccgggtcagctgtgtgcaaggccaacaccctacccgctgtgctatctctccagcacccacacccaccaatttttaaatttagtgtaTCGTAAAGGAATTtgtgttagtgtttttgttttggggcca
This region includes:
- the GLOD4 gene encoding glyoxalase domain-containing protein 4 isoform X1, producing MAARRALHFVFKVGNRFQTARFYRDVLGMKILRHEEFEEGCKAACNGPYDGKWSKTMVGFGPEDDHFVAELTYNYGIGDYKLGNDFLGMTLMSSQAVSNARKLQWPLVEVTDGVFETEAPGGYKFYLQNQSSARSDPVLKVTLAVSDLQRSLNYWSNLLGMKVYEKDEEKQRALLGYADNQCKLELQGIQGTVDHAAAFGRIAFSCPQKELPDLEALMKRENQKILTPLVSLDTPGKATVQVVILADPDGHEICFVGDEAFRELSKMDPEGSKLLDEAMAADKSDEWFAKHNKPKASG
- the GLOD4 gene encoding glyoxalase domain-containing protein 4 isoform X2, with product MVGFGPEDDHFVAELTYNYGIGDYKLGNDFLGMTLMSSQAVSNARKLQWPLVEVTDGVFETEAPGGYKFYLQNQSSARSDPVLKVTLAVSDLQRSLNYWSNLLGMKVYEKDEEKQRALLGYADNQCKLELQGIQGTVDHAAAFGRIAFSCPQKELPDLEALMKRENQKILTPLVSLDTPGKATVQVVILADPDGHEICFVGDEAFRELSKMDPEGSKLLDEAMAADKSDEWFAKHNKPKASG